TATAGGCATTACGGTTATAGCAGACTGAGCAATATACTGACATTTTCTTAAGAGAATGAAATCAAGTTTAGTAATTTACAACAGTAAGCAGCAATAGATTCTTACGTGATTAAGTAAACTTAACATTTCAAAGCTGAAGGCATTAACTCCTTTTTTGCTGTTCTACAGAATTCAAAGAAGCTTTTTCACTATTTGACAAGGATGGTGATGGTACTATAACTACAAAGGAGTTGGGGACAGTGATGAGATCGCTTGGTCAAAACCCCACAGAAGCAGAGCTACAGGATATGATCAATGAAGTAGATGCTGATGGTAAGATTTTACTAATAAGTAATTTAATAAAGTACCTAAACCATGGGTCTCTTACTAACACAGTAACTGTCTTGCAGGTAATGGCACAATTGACTTTCCAGAGTTTCTGACAATGAtggcaagaaaaatgaaagatacaGATAGCGAAGAAGAAATTAGAGAAGCGTTCCGTGTGTTTGACAAGGTACTAAAATACCTTAAATACTTCTGTTTGGAAAACTCACTCTGACTTCTAATGAGCTTCCTCACTGAATTGAGGGGTATCTGCAGTCCTGTCTTCTAGAACCTCTAGGTTAACTAGTCACCCCAAAGTTCAGTCTTCTGTGGTACTGAACCTGAAAGTCAGATGAGTCATTGTGATAGTAGCAGGTGATTAAGCTATCACTTGCTATGATACTAAAATACTTCTACAAGGCTGGCAGGCAAAttgcttaaatatttcaaatggtAATCTGTTAAATCTTTCACTTGGACTCATTTAGCAATTTACTTAGTACAGACTAATGTTTCAATACCCAGTGTCTCAACTGGGATGGAATATGTAAAAGTGGGCTCTGAAGGCCTTGTGGCTTTGTGCTGGACTCCCATGAAATAGGTGAATGTGATAAGTAGCTTCTGTTCTAAGAAATAGACACTTGAACCAGACAGTCACATGACTGAATAGGCATCTGTCACCTAAAAAGATTGCAAAAGGTGCTGATTGCTTTGTCAGTGATTAAAAAATGTCTCAAGTTAGGACAACCAAAGTAGACTGTATTGGAGAAGCtggttttaaaacatctttttaagaCTTAAGATCCTGGACAATACTGAAGATACGCTTATAGCTTTCATTTGTCTTGTGCAAATGCTAGTGGTTAAAGGTATGCTAACTTCTCAATGTTCAGCTTACTCTGCAGTATTAAGTTCTAGTTAAGTCACTAAGCCTTAGACAAGTCTGTTCCagtgttccttttttcctctcccaggaTGGTAACGGTTACATTAGTGCTGCAGAACTCCGTCATGTGATGACAAATCTTGGTGAGAAGCTAACAGATGAAGAAGTTGACGAAATGATTAGGGAAGCAGACATTGATGGTGATGGTCAAGTAAACTATGAAGGTAAGGAGTTGTTAACAGATTCTTCTAATGCTGGTGGTTGTGTAGATGCTGATAGCCACACCAAGTTTAAATAGGGCAGTGTTAAGGTGAGATCTTCTCAACAGTTAGTGTTCCTTTAAGCTATGGACTTTTAGTATGTACATCATGTACCTCTAAATAGGGTTGAGTGGGTTATTGCTACCTTTGTGCCAAAGGCAAAAAATGACTATTCAACTGTGCACTGTAAGGATAACTTTCTAAATCTAATGATGTCTA
The DNA window shown above is from Grus americana isolate bGruAme1 chromosome 3, bGruAme1.mat, whole genome shotgun sequence and carries:
- the CALM2 gene encoding calmodulin-2 isoform X1, whose amino-acid sequence is MADQLTEEQIAEFKEAFSLFDKDGDGTITTKELGTVMRSLGQNPTEAELQDMINEVDADGNGTIDFPEFLTMMARKMKDTDSEEEIREAFRVFDKDGNGYISAAELRHVMTNLGEKLTDEEVDEMIREADIDGDGQVNYEGKELLTDSSNAGGCVDADSHTKFK
- the CALM2 gene encoding calmodulin-2 isoform X2 — protein: MADQLTEEQIAEFKEAFSLFDKDGDGTITTKELGTVMRSLGQNPTEAELQDMINEVDADGNGTIDFPEFLTMMARKMKDTDSEEEIREAFRVFDKDGNGYISAAELRHVMTNLGEKLTDEEVDEMIREADIDGDGQVNYEEFVQMMTAK